A region of the Cydia fagiglandana chromosome 20, ilCydFagi1.1, whole genome shotgun sequence genome:
TTTGCCGCTTACGCTTGGGGCCAGTTTGTACACCTGTATTCCTTGCCAAGATACGGGTCCGGGATACGTCACTGTGCGAATGTGGGTTAGACGAAGGCACCGTAGATCACATTTTCTTCTCTTGTCCGAGATTCAATTACTCTTTGTACGATGTGTTACCTTCAAATATTCCACGACCCATTAATTTTTACTCACTTCTCACTCTAATGAACCCGCCCCTAACTTCTATCCTTATTAAGTATGTACAGGAGCATAATATAAAACTTTAAGTCTTACTGCTCGTcttactattactattatttctatctatctatatatttcAATTTCTACGTTTTTTCCTCCATTTCATCCGCTATGTTGCTTGCCTTAACAATCTGTCATCCGCTTTCCGCTCTTTTTCACTAATGTTGGTACTATTGTATGTTAATTGTGTCATGTCATGTATTTGTCTGTGATGTccataataatttgtttgttttaggTTCCTGTCTATCCTTCcacaaaaatcaaaattttaccGAACATTCTCGTCTCACAAGTCAAAAGTCTATACCTCGACATTGGCAGAATCCACCTTGCTAAATTTAGCAAGGAGTAAaagccataattaaaaaaaaaaaaaaaaaaaaaaaaaaaaaaaaaaaaaaaaaaaaaaaaaaaaaaaaaaaattaaaaacacgttttaacattcctgagaatataccaaaaacaatctacgtaattcggtcgggttatttgttgcccaccataaaccatactaaatttatggtgggcaacaaacaaaaagtgagactgtgacaaagacaagcaataataccgctttctctgctactcctactgaaagttcaataagtgtatctcgttcggtcatttaGCCCTCCCCCGTTTCCTCTCTTTATTATTGTACCTTTATGATCGTCAATAACATCATTAACATCAACAATATGAGATGAAATGGGGGAGGGGCCAgatgaccgaacgagatgcacttatggaactaTCAGAAGGAGTAGCAAAGAAAGCGCAATTAtttttgtccttgtcacagtcgcACTTTTTTTTCtccgtaaatttagtatggttatGTTGGGTAACACATAACCCGTACAAATTACGTAGGTTGTTTTTGATATGTTGTCAGAAATGTTAAATCATGTTTTCAATTTTGTTgcattgcgtatgttctgtccctcaagAGCGCACGCGTATAGCTCGTCTATAAGATCCttccatagacataatatatatatagacggtgtctcagcgagctgtcactgttgccacttttgtttagtgtacgattaacaatgaggcccacgttgctgtagccatgtcgataaagtcatatcgataaactatcgacatttcttgcaattttaattttacttcaaaggcttaacgatacctaaaatgaccaaaaacgcttttattctttattgtggttatcagatcacaattttatagtcacccccagcagggaaccaagggaaagttcagatatttaattaaaatacataaatacctcctaaaataggtgttccgcaataattgaattatattataatatattcattatccattagcatttcaattatgtttatgtttaacgaagatattgaagcttcaattaatcgctatttcgttccgctgtgtagcgtttatcgatatataacatgactaaaatcgacttttcacatccctaaaagagcacacatatacgcttttacttacacatacacagcctgggcgcatcaagaaaggcaacacttgatttgaagtccaccttgtcaacagtatggttgtccttttttgacaaacggcattttaaaagagcgaggagagagatactagttgctgcgtcgtgaaagagaacagaaaaggttgggcccttggatCCTTCCATCTATGATTCCATTGATATGTcattaagtagctaacacactaccgcaccgcaccaaggtcattgtgggacgcacccataagtaaaagggagaaagcgatatccctttctccctcttacttatgggtgcgtcccacaatgaccttggtgcggtgcgatagtgtgttagctactttacgTCATTCCTTGTTCCTCATagtcatttcattcattcaatccAGTTCACGTTCAATCTGCTCACTCTGCTGAAAAGTGAAAATTGAAGTGAAGTCTTGGGGCGCCgcctttaatattatttaaattttaaagtttattcaatTTAAAACACCTACCTTCCAAGATGACAGAAACTCAAGAAAACATATTTCTCTTTGTTCCCAATATCATTGGTAAGTGTTTTGGTCATGTGTAACAAATGGCGAACTATTGATTTGTGTTGTTTACATTGAATTATTTTCAGGATTCGCCAGGGTCGTCTTGGCTATCATATCCTTCTATTATATGCCGACGCATTGCGCCTTCGCGGTGATTTGCTACGTGACCTCGGCGCTGCTGGACGCCGTGGATGGCCATGCCGCGCGGTTCTTTAATCAGAGTAAGTATAAGGCATCACATCACTTAATTCAATTACTTTATTACCCTATCTTAGTATGACCTTATGACCCATACACTTACAATAACTGCGTTAACTATACATTTTTAACGAATACATGAATAGGGAATTGATCAATTCAATAGAATAAGCAAATTTAGTCATATTTGGTAGTTTAATTTATCTATAAATATTATGACCAACCTGGTTTTGCATAGACTGTGTTTGTATACAatcatagtaggtacatacctatatgtataggcATTAAAGTTTTCATTGCACATTaagattataattattaaagttATATTCATTAATTATGCAAAAACAAttgatttaaaatatgtaagtatataaatgatatgtattttataaaaaataatattgttaaaCTGACCGTATTCTAATATAATATACTGATTTGCATAACATTGCTTTTAGGTACCAAGTTTGGAGGAATGTTAGACCAGCTAACTGACCGTGCTGGCACCGCAGGCCTCATGATGACCCTCGCCACTTTCTACCCCGAGTACACTTTCTGGTTCCAAATCTCCATGGTCATTGACATCACTTGCCATTGGCTCTACCTGCACTCGGTGACCGTCCAAGGGAAAGCATCACACAAGCTGATTGATATGTCTGGCAACCCCATCATGCGGCTCTACTATACCAACAAGAATGTGCTATTCTTCATGTGTGCTGGCAACGAAGCATTCTATGCGGCTCTGTATGTTATGTACTTCTACACTGGTCCTACAGGTATGCATTTATTTTGCTATAGATTATAATAGCGTATAAAATTATTGTCATTAATGTTACGAGGAAAGGAAACCTAAGGAAACTAAgattgggggaggggggtcacgaaaaaatcacgatagatcaagTTGGGGgaggggtataaggaaacctcacgtgtatttttctacagtgaaggtgactgtgtgagagatgatattaAAACAAACTCAAATGCATGATGAGATGACTGGCGACACAgaggaagaaaaagacatgctgcacTGACCCCAAGTGAACGGGACAAGGGCAAACGAATGATGAGTGtgtaaaattatgaaaatatataGGATCCAAAAACATAGAATGAAATATTTGGGTAGTTACtgtaattgttattttatatgtaaGATCATTAACAGGACTGTTATGACTATTCTTATCATCTTGACCTAAGTGGTTGTTTGCATTGATGAATGAATAAGTAACAAACAAACCTTAGTAGCACACAATGAATTATCTTGACTATTTATggattcattttatttttatagtacATTCATACATTCAGaacagaataataaaaataagagtctacttattgttatttgttaaattattgcagtggcaacattgtcttactttttttggtcttgaattacgttttgcagtttaggtatagttaatcTCCAAGCATCCAACAACTATtgaattattgttttattataatCTACAAGAGAGAAGTCTCTTAATTTTTGTCTACCTTAGAAAGATACTAATTATTTTGCAGCATAcccatttcaattttttttttataatatataaaaaccgggcaagtgcgagtcggactcgcgcacgaagggttccgtaccataatgcaaaaaaaaaacacaaaaaaaagcaaaaagaaaacggtcacccatccaagtactgacccctcccgacattgcttaactttggtcaaaaatcacgtttgttgtatgggagccccatttaaatctttattttattctgtttttagtatttgttgttatagcggcaacaaaaatacatcatctgtgaaaatttcaaccgtctggctatcacggttcgtgagatacagcctggtgacagacagacggacggacggacggacagcgaagtcttagtaatagggtcccgttttaccctttgggtacggaaccctaaaaatactgcAATTACTTTTCCAGTTCTCGGAATCGGCCTATACAAGCTCATTGCCCTAGTCTCCATGCCGGTGGCAGTGGTGAAGGCTGCCATTTCGGTCCTCCACGGCATTGTGGCGTCCATCAACATCGCTTCGCTCGACCGCGccgagcgcgccgccgccgcccagaAGCAGGACAAAGCTAATTAAGCTAAGATATCTAGTTGTAGTTTGGCCAGCCATCTGTGTAggaccacagattatataatagtggTAGGACTGATCGCACCGGACCACCCAGACCTATCGCGAACAGCTTTGGTTTTTCGTCTATCCtttgaaaaaaacaaatgtgacactgttccaattgaatatgattttaatttcattgaactgaatgagtactataggtaggaccttgggccgtAGGAGGCTATTTGCGTCTGGTTAGACGCAAATAATTAACGCAACGAACTGAGTGAggaaaaataatcaaaaacaaattttatcatCTTATCTATATGGTTCAAATTCATATAACAGCGTATTCGGAAAactactaaggcccacttgcaccattccactaacccggggttaatcggttaaaccgttaacccagtgtcaaattgtactggtaaccatggtaactccttttttaaccggttaacctcgggttagcgaatggtgcaagtggccctaagtctatttttttattcggtagactaaaatgacatttcatagtatgaaatgttattttatattcatacTATGAACTGTCATAGAACTATCtactaccgaataaaaaaatagactttagtATACGTGCGCGGTAATTTGCTAATGGCATTCGTCAGATGCGAAGGCACGTATACAATTTGCTGTGCCAATGATGCATGAACAACttagccccccccccacatctagcgtctttcgagcgtcggcgtctggtcagcgctatggaaaatgacgtcgctgcgcagttgcgtcgagcagcggccatagagttgtagacgccgacgctcgaaagacgctagatgtgggggggcccctAAGCACCGGTGTAGGTGTAGGTAAGCTAAAAAGTACTACACTTATCAAGGAATAATCTTTAGGATGATAGTTTTACTTGTAGTGTTAAGAGGTGACCGGAATGCTCTCTGAACGTTTTAGTGACACGGCTGGCTGGCCCAACTATATGACTTCCATTCCAACTATTCCAAGCAGGGTTACCGGTGTTTTACCATCAATAAACATTTTGCGTATAGTTCCTAAAACATTCAAGTTGTAAAATCCGAAATTAAACCAAAAAGAGTTGAGTGTGGTAACCCTTCATTTAAGTGACTTAAATTTGACTCCCATTTGTGTTGCCAAATTATTACCAGTCAATATTTGCACATTTTGGGCGCGCATCATAGTGttacagtctgacaaaaaaaagagtagtaattaaaaagtggcactactgtagtgtcgtccctttcaaatcaatctaagaaaatgggatgacactacagtattgccactttttaattactACTCTTTCTTGTCAGACTATACTATAATTTTGACCACGAATTTACCTTCTTATTATGTATAATACAATTATATAAGTACAAATAAGATCATTTAAAGAGCGTTATTTACAAACACCTCTCATTATATCATAATGTCAATATGACTAGTCATCAGTTTTGATTCCCACAAGCTACttgtgttttatattttttttaatattttgttgcACATCAGGTGATGTTaactttttatttgtatttaagaaatACATATTTGTTGGGTACATGTAAGTAGCTATAACATAGTAATAGTTAAATGTGTTAAGTGGTGATAATTTTAGAGCTGTTTCTTGTGTATAGATGtcacaattaaatatttaaactcTATGTGATTAGGCTGTTGTCGCGTTTTGATCTCGAAGAATCTGTTTTCAATACTGTAAATACTGTCACTCAGAAAATGATTTTCATAATTTAGACTCTGTACAACAACTCCGAGGCAAAATATGATAATGCAGCCATTTCCATGGCGTTCAGACTGTAATCATGAATCATGATTTTATAAAACTATATGCAAAAAAGGCATTAGCGAGAGTTACACCTATTATACTATaggtttaggtacagtcaaaatATTATGCAGAAAATTGGACAAAGCAGcatttagagtcggaccaagaaaagtttgcagcggatttgatagcccacgcagtggaagtgttatttatacgtcataatttcatagaagtttaacatttgaaataacacttgcactgcgtgggctaacaaagccgctgcagacttttcttgatctgacTATACCTAtcagaaatttaaaaaaatagtatatCAGTTATTTTTAACACAAATCATGTATCAATCATCATCACAAAGGGTTAATAAATAAGTCAACAAATACATATTAATCATATTATTCAATGTATGTTATATTTGCAGACACATTTATCAAGAGGCATGGCCTGGTTATATTATTTCTCAATATAATTTTAGTGATAAGAATTTTAATTATAGTACATCTAAAATAAGGGAAATCTATGTCTCTAAAATTATAATCTTAAGTTATTTAATGGATAGATGCAAACTGTTAACTATTCCTACAAACTGTATCATGCAGTTAACGACCACTTACATTTTCACTACAGATActaacgggttggcttaaagtaatgagaattttcgttttcggaaatataaaaaaagacaatagctATGGGTTTTCGACATTTTTCAATGACAAACAagagcatattttaaattacaagaaaacattatatatacaataaacgtctcccacatccgatttctcataactgtgtttaaccctctgcgtcatgctttggacaacgttttattaacattccataactgttttattgccgttaattttaattatttcggcaTATTAGCTTGTTATCTATATCATGCCATCATTCACAATTGCTAACTGACTAAAAAATGTTCATGAAATCTGCAATTGATTGATATTTagagaaaattgtttatgtatcatattttggtaaaatgtatgcaatgacgtttttaactggttttaggctctcgcggaaaaacgacttaacgtttccaaccctagaatatccccaagacttaaatcaatcgaagaattttggcaaatattataTACTCTGATATGTATATGGCGATAGTAGGCAAAcatattatagaataaaataatttttaccGTGTAGTTACAAAACGATCAGTCAGAGAGTACTTGTTAGTTTGTCCGAAGTGAAAAGCAAACGGTCAGAAGCATGTTACGTAAACTAACACAAGGGAGACCAATTACTTCAT
Encoded here:
- the LOC134674766 gene encoding CDP-diacylglycerol--inositol 3-phosphatidyltransferase, whose protein sequence is MTETQENIFLFVPNIIGFARVVLAIISFYYMPTHCAFAVICYVTSALLDAVDGHAARFFNQSTKFGGMLDQLTDRAGTAGLMMTLATFYPEYTFWFQISMVIDITCHWLYLHSVTVQGKASHKLIDMSGNPIMRLYYTNKNVLFFMCAGNEAFYAALYVMYFYTGPTVLGIGLYKLIALVSMPVAVVKAAISVLHGIVASINIASLDRAERAAAAQKQDKAN